Proteins found in one Mucilaginibacter gracilis genomic segment:
- the rpmI gene encoding 50S ribosomal protein L35, with translation MPKMKTNSSAKKRFKLTGTGKITRKNAYKSHILTKMSTKRKRALGHTSLVSDADLGNVKRMLCIGK, from the coding sequence ATGCCAAAAATGAAAACCAATTCCAGTGCAAAAAAGCGTTTTAAGCTTACTGGAACCGGTAAAATTACCAGAAAGAACGCATACAAGAGCCACATCTTAACCAAGATGTCAACAAAACGTAAGCGCGCCTTAGGTCACACCAGCTTAGTGTCTGATGCTGATTTAGGAAACGTTAAACGTATGCTTTGTATCGGTAAGTAA
- the rplT gene encoding 50S ribosomal protein L20 translates to MPRSVNAVASRRRRKKIMNLAKGYWGSRSKVYTVAKNTVEKGLQYAYRDRKAKKREFRGLWIQRINAGARQHGLSYSQLMGKLTKANNGLNRKVLADLAMNHPDAFKAVVDSVK, encoded by the coding sequence ATGCCACGTTCAGTTAACGCAGTCGCGTCGAGAAGACGCCGGAAAAAAATCATGAACCTAGCCAAAGGCTATTGGGGTTCACGTAGCAAGGTTTACACCGTTGCTAAAAACACAGTTGAAAAAGGTTTACAGTACGCTTACCGCGACCGTAAAGCCAAAAAACGCGAATTTAGAGGCTTATGGATACAACGTATCAACGCCGGTGCCCGTCAGCACGGTTTATCTTACTCACAATTAATGGGTAAATTAACCAAAGCTAACAATGGCTTAAACCGCAAGGTATTAGCCGATTTAGCCATGAACCACCCGGATGCTTTTAAAGCAGTAGTTGATTCGGTAAAGTAA
- a CDS encoding peptide chain release factor 3, which yields MVYPEIEKRKTFAIISHPDAGKTTLTEKFLLFGGAINTAGAVKRNKANQSNTSDFMEIEKQRGISVATSVMGFEYKDKRINILDTPGHKDFAEDTYRTLSAVDSVILVVDSVKGVEEQTQKLMAVCRMRNTPVIIFINKMDREGKDTFDLLDEIEKQLSISLCPLSWPIGQGYLFKGVYNIYEKQLNLFNPDKNKVTEALVKVKDLDDEELTKHLNPKEVSGLKDDLELIGGVYGELDKDMYLEGLLAPVFFGSAINNFGIRELLDTFVNIAPSPKSRDAETREVLATEKPFTGFVFKIHANLDPNHRDRIAFLRICSGKFERNKFYYHTRLGKKLKFSNPMDFMANEKSLVEEAWPGDVVGLYDSGNFKIGDTLTEGEQLQFKGIPSFSPEIFKEVENRDPLKSKQLEKGIQQLTEEGVAQLFVQQPGNRKIIGTVGELQFEVISFRLEHEYGAKAAFRMLTFKRSSWITSTDKKKLGEIMQRRAHNIATDKEGNPVFLADNDFMINLAKRDFPEVEFHTTSEHKKEK from the coding sequence ATGGTTTATCCCGAAATAGAAAAAAGAAAAACATTTGCCATTATTAGTCACCCCGATGCCGGTAAAACTACGTTAACCGAAAAATTTTTACTTTTTGGCGGTGCCATTAACACCGCAGGCGCCGTTAAACGTAACAAAGCCAACCAAAGCAATACTTCCGATTTTATGGAAATCGAAAAGCAGCGTGGCATATCGGTAGCTACATCGGTAATGGGTTTTGAGTATAAGGATAAGCGTATTAATATATTAGATACCCCCGGCCACAAAGATTTTGCCGAGGATACCTACCGCACCCTGAGTGCCGTTGACAGCGTTATTTTGGTGGTTGACAGCGTGAAAGGTGTTGAAGAGCAAACCCAAAAGCTGATGGCCGTTTGCCGGATGCGTAACACACCTGTTATCATTTTCATTAACAAAATGGACCGCGAGGGTAAAGACACCTTCGATTTGCTTGACGAGATAGAAAAGCAATTGAGCATTAGCCTTTGCCCGCTATCGTGGCCAATTGGGCAGGGTTACTTGTTTAAGGGTGTTTATAACATTTACGAAAAACAACTCAACCTGTTTAACCCCGATAAAAACAAGGTTACCGAGGCTTTGGTTAAGGTGAAAGACCTTGACGATGAAGAATTAACCAAGCATCTCAACCCAAAAGAAGTAAGCGGACTTAAAGACGACCTGGAATTGATAGGCGGTGTTTACGGCGAACTGGACAAGGACATGTATTTGGAAGGTTTACTGGCACCCGTATTTTTTGGCAGTGCGATAAACAACTTTGGCATACGCGAGTTGCTGGATACCTTTGTAAACATAGCACCGAGCCCAAAAAGCCGCGACGCCGAAACCCGCGAGGTATTGGCTACCGAAAAACCTTTTACCGGTTTTGTTTTTAAGATACATGCCAATTTAGACCCTAACCACCGCGACCGTATTGCATTTTTGAGGATATGCTCCGGCAAGTTTGAACGTAATAAGTTTTACTACCATACCCGCCTGGGCAAAAAGCTAAAGTTTAGCAACCCAATGGACTTTATGGCTAACGAAAAGAGCCTGGTTGAAGAAGCCTGGCCCGGCGACGTGGTTGGCCTTTACGATAGCGGCAACTTTAAAATTGGCGATACCTTAACCGAAGGCGAGCAACTACAATTTAAAGGCATCCCAAGTTTTTCGCCCGAAATATTTAAGGAGGTTGAAAACCGCGATCCACTTAAAAGCAAGCAACTTGAAAAAGGCATACAGCAGCTTACCGAAGAAGGTGTTGCCCAATTATTTGTACAACAACCCGGTAACCGTAAAATTATAGGCACCGTTGGCGAACTGCAATTTGAGGTAATCAGCTTCCGCTTAGAGCACGAGTATGGTGCTAAAGCTGCTTTCAGAATGTTAACCTTTAAACGCTCAAGCTGGATAACCAGCACAGATAAAAAGAAACTGGGCGAAATAATGCAACGCCGCGCCCACAACATAGCCACCGACAAAGAAGGCAACCCCGTATTTTTGGCCGATAATGATTTTATGATAAACCTGGCCAAACGCGATTTCCCGGAAGTTGAGTTTCACACCACTTCGGAACATAAGAAGGAGAAGTAA
- a CDS encoding UbiA-like polyprenyltransferase — protein sequence MKKYLSLVTFSHTIFAMPFAFIGFFLAVTTTTHAFEWQKLLFMVMCMVFARNSAMAFNRYLDRDIDAKNPRTKVRDIPAGRLTAKAALTFTLVNCALFIATTWFINSLCFYLSPVALLVVLGYSATKRFTALCHLVLGLGLSLAPIGAYLVVTGEFALLPIFFSLSVLCWVSGFDIIYALQDEDFDRAENLHSIPAYLGKVNALRLSTFLHVLSAIFIMLPVHFTNVGWPYYIGIVFFCCMLTYQHLLVKPNDLSRVNFAFMTTNGIASVVFAVFFLIDRLWVR from the coding sequence ATGAAAAAATACCTGTCGTTAGTTACCTTTTCGCACACCATATTTGCCATGCCTTTTGCCTTCATTGGCTTTTTTTTGGCGGTTACCACTACCACACACGCTTTTGAGTGGCAAAAATTACTGTTTATGGTAATGTGCATGGTATTTGCCCGTAATTCGGCCATGGCATTTAACCGTTACCTGGATAGGGATATTGATGCCAAAAACCCGCGCACCAAAGTGAGAGATATTCCTGCAGGCAGATTAACCGCAAAAGCAGCTTTAACATTTACACTGGTTAATTGCGCTTTGTTTATTGCTACAACGTGGTTTATTAATAGCTTATGCTTTTACCTTTCGCCGGTTGCATTACTGGTAGTTTTAGGCTACAGTGCAACTAAACGTTTTACGGCTCTTTGCCATTTGGTGTTGGGTTTGGGCTTGTCGCTCGCTCCTATTGGTGCTTATTTAGTTGTTACGGGTGAGTTTGCCTTACTGCCCATATTTTTTTCGCTATCGGTTTTATGTTGGGTGAGTGGTTTTGATATTATATACGCCTTACAGGATGAAGACTTTGACCGTGCCGAAAACCTGCACTCTATTCCCGCATATCTGGGCAAAGTGAATGCTTTACGATTGTCAACCTTTTTGCATGTATTATCGGCTATATTTATTATGCTACCTGTGCATTTCACCAATGTAGGGTGGCCCTATTATATTGGCATTGTTTTCTTTTGCTGCATGTTAACGTATCAGCATTTACTTGTTAAACCTAACGACCTGAGCCGGGTTAACTTTGCTTTTATGACCACCAATGGTATTGCGAGTGTGGTATTTGCGGTTTTCTTTTTGATTGACAGGTTATGGGTGAGATAA
- the yihA gene encoding ribosome biogenesis GTP-binding protein YihA/YsxC — protein sequence MIIKTAEFICSNTQVSKLPPAVLPEYAFIGRSNVGKSSLINMLTNKKGLAKTSQTPGKTQLINHFLINDNWYIVDLPGYGYARISKSKKEDWNKFIRTYLDKRESLQCVFVLIDSRVEPQKIDLEFCNWLGEKGLSFSLIFTKADKQSRVKTDQTVSAFKKALLATFDDVPTIFITSAELQSGREEVLNFVGSVNDQFDYKAVSAAYEAYKKTL from the coding sequence ATGATAATTAAAACTGCCGAATTTATTTGCAGCAATACCCAGGTATCAAAATTACCACCGGCAGTTTTGCCCGAGTATGCATTTATTGGCCGATCGAACGTTGGCAAATCATCATTGATTAATATGCTAACCAATAAAAAAGGTTTAGCCAAAACATCGCAAACGCCGGGCAAAACGCAATTGATAAACCATTTTTTGATAAACGACAACTGGTATATTGTTGATTTACCTGGTTATGGCTACGCCCGTATATCAAAAAGTAAAAAAGAAGACTGGAACAAGTTTATACGCACTTACCTTGACAAGCGCGAAAGCCTGCAATGCGTTTTTGTATTGATAGACAGCCGCGTTGAGCCCCAAAAGATAGATCTTGAATTTTGCAACTGGCTGGGCGAAAAAGGCTTGTCGTTCAGTTTGATTTTCACCAAAGCCGACAAACAATCGCGCGTAAAGACCGACCAAACTGTGAGTGCGTTTAAAAAAGCTTTACTGGCAACGTTTGATGATGTGCCTACCATCTTCATCACCTCCGCCGAGTTACAAAGCGGCCGCGAAGAAGTTTTAAACTTTGTAGGTTCGGTAAACGACCAGTTTGATTATAAAGCAGTTTCGGCAGCTTACGAAGCTTACAAAAAAACGTTGTAA
- a CDS encoding TonB-dependent receptor, with translation MYKTLLTALITFFILSAYAQNRAIVKGTVLDSVTRQPLELATVAVLDAKDTTAALILYMVSDKKGAFLMHNLPTGTPVKILISFVSYRPFRKTITLKKGETLDLGGIMMSPKLLNEVSITGERPPIMVKKDTIEFAAEAFKTRPNAVVEELLKKLPGIEVDNYGNIVFQGKKVNKVLVDGREFFASDIRIATKNLDAELIDKVQVYDDRENDPNHLIEDARVEKIINLKFKKKLRKSTFGKVYAGGGTEGRYESGGLFNIFRDTLQISLLGLSNNLSNTGFDFNDLYTSGGLNRGGDAISRGGGGMGFGRAGISGIQKTTSGGVNINTDYGKKFKLNIAYYHSHDNNDYNGKNTRDQLTQDTDFTTSTTTNRFRIDDKHNLSITVKAQPNTATQISYTPFFTYYSNQTGSKATTNSYSNFFPQVNQSVSSSNGSGNNMQFQQSFNYNHQLKTEGASITIDHNFSVNPDRSNNYDKSALTSYLSSFPSYSLDRYSNNLNNNISANLAVSYRYPLTKKLTADVNVGTDYNKGINRVSTYDFNPATGLYDLFLLNTSSDLTRNLWKEHVSPGITYALRQHMSLVMGVAAQWQQINNQFNRNIADLDQNYFDLLPNARFSFGTYTKGNYSVSYTRTVGQVNIGDLIPYSVIFSPLFTVTGNPNLNRSHNNNFGISFNTYRQQSQTSYSINGNLSIEEDGVYRRRTLDAAGAETSTPINQNGRYSSNIYAFISKRFKKSNDWQLSLSTNVGLNQSHNFFEINHQDGYQNNYGVNFSQHLSLNGKDIITLDPSYGLNQSISSYTGVQYNNIHTTTFNFDTPYTIYWPKRTNISGTYTYTYNPLVPAGYQKSSNLLNVSIAREFLKKDRAEIKLACYDILNQAINSTRFVNENIINDTQSQIINRYFLLTLRWKFNTAKADEKKQTKTPGMLFIN, from the coding sequence ATGTATAAAACATTACTTACGGCACTTATTACTTTTTTTATTTTATCGGCGTATGCACAAAACCGGGCCATTGTAAAAGGCACCGTGCTCGATTCGGTAACCAGGCAACCACTCGAATTAGCAACCGTAGCTGTATTAGATGCTAAAGACACCACAGCAGCTTTAATACTTTATATGGTGAGCGACAAAAAGGGTGCCTTTTTAATGCACAATTTGCCAACCGGCACGCCTGTTAAAATTTTAATTTCGTTTGTTTCTTACAGGCCCTTCCGTAAAACGATTACACTGAAGAAGGGCGAAACTTTGGACTTGGGTGGTATTATGATGAGCCCTAAACTACTCAACGAGGTATCAATTACAGGTGAGCGGCCGCCCATAATGGTAAAAAAAGACACTATTGAGTTTGCCGCGGAGGCCTTTAAAACCCGCCCCAACGCGGTGGTGGAAGAATTGCTAAAAAAGCTACCCGGTATTGAGGTGGATAACTATGGTAACATTGTATTTCAGGGGAAAAAAGTAAACAAGGTTTTGGTTGATGGGCGCGAATTTTTTGCCAGCGATATTAGGATTGCCACCAAAAACCTGGATGCCGAATTGATAGATAAAGTACAGGTATATGACGACCGCGAAAACGACCCTAACCATTTAATTGAAGATGCCAGGGTAGAAAAAATTATTAATTTAAAGTTTAAAAAGAAACTGAGGAAAAGCACCTTTGGCAAGGTGTATGCTGGTGGCGGCACAGAGGGCCGCTATGAATCGGGCGGATTGTTTAATATTTTTAGAGATACTTTGCAGATAAGCTTACTGGGTTTAAGCAATAATTTAAGCAATACCGGTTTCGATTTTAATGATTTGTACACCTCAGGTGGGCTTAACCGCGGCGGCGATGCGATAAGCCGGGGCGGAGGCGGCATGGGCTTTGGCCGGGCTGGCATTAGCGGTATACAAAAAACAACATCGGGAGGCGTTAATATCAATACCGATTATGGCAAAAAATTTAAGCTAAACATTGCTTATTACCACAGCCACGACAACAACGATTATAATGGCAAAAACACCCGCGACCAACTAACCCAAGATACAGACTTTACAACCAGCACCACTACCAATCGCTTTAGGATTGATGATAAACATAACCTCAGCATCACTGTTAAGGCCCAACCTAATACCGCAACCCAAATTAGCTATACGCCATTTTTTACCTATTACAGCAACCAAACAGGCAGCAAGGCAACTACAAACAGCTACAGTAATTTTTTTCCGCAGGTAAACCAATCGGTTAGCAGCAGTAACGGCAGCGGCAACAACATGCAGTTTCAGCAATCTTTCAATTACAATCACCAGTTAAAAACCGAGGGTGCCTCTATAACTATCGATCACAACTTTTCTGTAAATCCCGATCGTAGCAACAATTACGATAAAAGTGCGCTTACCTCGTACCTCAGCAGCTTTCCTTCTTACTCGTTAGATAGGTATAGCAATAACCTTAACAACAATATCAGCGCAAATTTAGCGGTCAGCTATCGTTATCCGCTCACTAAAAAGCTTACTGCTGATGTTAACGTAGGCACGGATTATAACAAAGGCATTAACAGGGTTTCTACCTATGATTTTAACCCCGCAACCGGCTTGTATGATTTATTTTTATTGAATACCAGCAGCGATTTAACACGCAATTTGTGGAAAGAACACGTTTCGCCGGGCATAACTTACGCGTTGCGCCAACACATGAGCCTGGTTATGGGCGTGGCCGCGCAATGGCAGCAAATAAACAACCAGTTTAACCGCAATATTGCCGACCTGGATCAAAACTATTTCGATTTGCTGCCTAATGCGCGCTTCTCATTTGGCACCTATACCAAGGGCAATTATTCGGTTAGCTACACACGGACAGTTGGCCAGGTTAACATTGGCGATTTAATACCGTACAGCGTAATTTTTAGCCCACTTTTTACTGTTACCGGTAACCCTAATCTTAACCGCAGCCATAACAATAACTTTGGCATTAGCTTTAACACCTATAGGCAACAAAGCCAAACCAGCTACAGCATAAACGGCAATTTATCAATTGAAGAAGATGGTGTTTACCGGCGCAGAACCCTTGATGCAGCCGGTGCCGAAACCAGTACTCCCATTAATCAAAACGGAAGGTATAGCAGTAATATTTATGCCTTTATATCAAAGCGATTTAAAAAGAGTAACGATTGGCAATTGAGCCTTTCTACAAACGTGGGCTTAAATCAAAGTCATAATTTTTTCGAGATCAATCATCAGGATGGTTATCAAAACAATTACGGTGTTAATTTTAGCCAGCACCTATCACTAAACGGGAAAGATATTATTACCCTCGACCCATCCTACGGCCTCAACCAATCTATTTCGAGCTACACCGGGGTGCAATACAATAATATCCATACAACTACCTTTAATTTTGATACGCCCTATACCATTTACTGGCCCAAGCGCACTAATATTTCGGGAACGTATACCTACACCTATAACCCTTTGGTACCCGCAGGTTACCAAAAAAGCAGCAATTTGCTTAACGTGAGCATTGCACGCGAGTTTTTGAAAAAAGACAGGGCCGAAATTAAATTAGCCTGTTATGATATTTTAAACCAAGCCATTAACTCAACAAGGTTTGTTAACGAGAATATTATTAACGATACACAGTCGCAAATTATAAACCGCTATTTTTTACTCACCTTACGCTGGAAATTTAATACTGCTAAGGCTGATGAAAAAAAACAGACAAAAACGCCGGGCATGTTGTTTATAAATTAA
- a CDS encoding VOC family protein, whose amino-acid sequence MDNYKIPAATRIGHVHLKVSDLQRSLDFYCGVLGFELVMMYGDQAAFISAGGYHHHIGLNTWHSKGMGPAPVRAAGLYHTAILFPERKDLAAILQRLIDVKYPLTGMSDHGVSEAIYLNDPDQNGVELYWDRPRELWPKNENGELTMFTEYLDVDGLLAELRKA is encoded by the coding sequence ATGGATAACTATAAAATACCCGCTGCAACCCGCATAGGCCATGTGCATTTAAAGGTGAGCGATTTGCAGCGTTCGCTGGATTTTTATTGCGGCGTTTTGGGTTTCGAATTAGTGATGATGTATGGCGATCAAGCCGCTTTTATATCGGCAGGTGGTTACCATCACCACATCGGCTTAAATACCTGGCACAGCAAAGGCATGGGCCCGGCACCGGTTAGGGCGGCAGGCTTATACCACACGGCCATACTTTTCCCCGAACGAAAAGATTTGGCGGCCATACTGCAAAGGCTCATCGATGTAAAATACCCCTTAACGGGAATGTCTGACCATGGTGTATCAGAAGCCATATACCTGAATGATCCCGACCAAAACGGCGTTGAGTTATACTGGGACAGACCCCGCGAACTATGGCCCAAAAACGAAAACGGCGAACTTACCATGTTTACAGAATACCTGGATGTTGATGGTTTGTTGGCAGAGTTAAGGAAGGCTTAA
- the ubiE gene encoding bifunctional demethylmenaquinone methyltransferase/2-methoxy-6-polyprenyl-1,4-benzoquinol methylase UbiE, which translates to MSNTVTPYQNEQATKKEQVADMFNNISKTYDFLNHFMSLGIDIIWRKKAINKLKADKPQLILDVATGTGDFAFEALKILKPKKIIGVDISRGMLDVADQKIAKRGLGDQFEVHLGDSERLLFDADTFDAVTVAYGVRNFENLQAGLADIHRVLKPGGRAVVLEFSKPKAFPIKQLYNFYFNYITPGIGKVFSKDARAYSYLPESVAAFPDGQAFVSLMDKVGFKNTKQTPLAFGICSIYTGVK; encoded by the coding sequence ATGAGCAACACCGTAACACCTTACCAAAACGAACAGGCTACCAAAAAAGAACAGGTGGCCGATATGTTTAATAACATATCTAAAACTTACGATTTTTTAAATCACTTCATGTCGCTTGGTATTGATATTATTTGGCGAAAAAAGGCTATCAATAAATTAAAGGCCGATAAACCCCAGTTAATACTGGATGTTGCCACAGGCACCGGCGATTTTGCCTTCGAAGCGTTAAAAATATTAAAGCCAAAAAAAATAATAGGCGTTGATATTTCGCGTGGGATGTTGGATGTTGCCGATCAAAAGATAGCCAAACGCGGTTTGGGCGATCAGTTTGAGGTACACCTGGGCGATTCTGAACGGTTGTTGTTTGATGCCGATACCTTTGATGCTGTTACCGTAGCCTATGGCGTGCGTAATTTTGAAAATTTGCAAGCTGGTTTAGCCGATATTCACCGCGTGTTAAAACCTGGCGGCAGGGCAGTGGTACTTGAGTTTTCAAAGCCAAAAGCTTTCCCTATCAAACAACTTTATAATTTTTACTTTAACTACATTACGCCGGGTATAGGTAAAGTGTTTTCTAAAGACGCGCGTGCGTATTCTTACCTTCCCGAATCGGTGGCAGCCTTTCCGGATGGACAGGCATTTGTATCGTTAATGGATAAAGTAGGTTTTAAAAATACCAAACAAACGCCGCTGGCGTTTGGTATTTGTTCTATTTACACCGGCGTTAAATGA
- the porT gene encoding type IX secretion/gliding motility protein PorT/SprT gives MIKKFYLTLCLLLILSAKLWAQVAAWGGGADYTDYGFGFHFSYISNSYTVLKKSDWRTPFFDNNAGKIITDSLNSITSSSSAGFGVGFIARLRITDNLEVRTTPSLAFSDRTISYQYKTASQNVEKTVNAALVEIPLSLKLKSDRLGNVRAYLLGGVKYSYSITAPKKDDPNMSPLDKLVANQRSYASYEAGVGCDIYFNYFKFSPELKLSNSFKSILTSGNNPYSKPLDKLFLQTLVFSIYFE, from the coding sequence ATGATTAAAAAGTTTTACCTTACCTTATGTTTGCTGTTAATTTTGTCTGCCAAACTATGGGCGCAGGTAGCCGCATGGGGTGGGGGAGCCGATTATACCGACTATGGTTTTGGTTTCCATTTCTCGTACATTAGCAACAGTTATACGGTGTTAAAAAAAAGCGACTGGCGCACCCCGTTTTTTGATAATAACGCCGGCAAAATTATAACCGATTCGTTAAACAGCATCACATCAAGTTCGTCGGCGGGTTTTGGGGTTGGCTTTATAGCACGCTTGCGCATTACCGATAACCTCGAAGTCCGCACCACGCCGTCGTTGGCTTTTTCAGATCGTACTATATCCTACCAATACAAAACGGCATCGCAAAATGTAGAAAAAACGGTGAACGCTGCTTTGGTTGAAATTCCGTTGTCGCTCAAATTAAAGTCAGACAGGTTAGGCAATGTTCGTGCATACCTGCTTGGAGGCGTTAAATATTCATATAGTATTACGGCTCCCAAAAAGGACGACCCAAATATGTCGCCGCTTGATAAGCTGGTGGCAAACCAGCGTAGCTATGCCTCTTACGAAGCAGGCGTAGGTTGCGATATTTATTTTAATTACTTTAAATTTTCGCCCGAGTTAAAGCTTTCCAATTCATTTAAAAGTATACTTACCAGTGGCAATAACCCTTACTCAAAACCATTGGATAAACTTTTTCTGCAAACCCTGGTTTTTTCAATCTACTTCGAATAA
- a CDS encoding SDR family NAD(P)-dependent oxidoreductase, whose translation MSKIALITGATSGIGEACAHTFAREGYNLILTGRRQNRLDELAKTLNELYNIGIATCAFDVQDKEAVTANLENLPAGWRKVDVLVNNAGLSQGLEPIQNGLISDWETMIDTNVKGFLYVTKIVSNWMIANGSGHIINLGSIAGKEIYANGNVYCATKAAVDFLNKGMRIDLLPYGIKVTAIHPGAVETEFSEVRFHGDKERAKKVYDGLTPLVAADVAETIWFAASRPAHVNINEIIMVPTAQANATTFFRK comes from the coding sequence ATGTCTAAAATTGCTTTAATTACAGGTGCAACTTCCGGGATTGGCGAAGCCTGCGCCCATACCTTTGCCCGCGAGGGATATAACCTGATACTAACAGGCCGCCGCCAAAACAGGCTTGACGAGCTTGCTAAAACACTAAACGAGCTTTATAATATTGGCATAGCCACCTGCGCGTTTGATGTGCAAGACAAAGAAGCTGTAACTGCCAACCTTGAAAACCTACCCGCGGGATGGAGAAAAGTTGATGTGCTTGTTAACAACGCAGGTTTAAGCCAGGGGTTGGAACCCATACAAAACGGCCTGATAAGCGATTGGGAAACTATGATAGATACCAATGTTAAAGGCTTTTTATATGTTACCAAAATAGTATCAAACTGGATGATAGCCAATGGTAGCGGCCATATTATTAACCTGGGCTCAATTGCCGGGAAAGAAATTTACGCCAACGGCAATGTTTATTGCGCCACCAAGGCAGCGGTTGATTTTTTAAATAAAGGTATGCGGATAGATTTGCTCCCATACGGGATAAAGGTTACCGCCATACACCCGGGTGCTGTTGAAACCGAGTTTTCGGAAGTGCGTTTTCACGGAGATAAAGAAAGGGCAAAAAAAGTTTACGATGGTTTAACCCCATTAGTAGCCGCAGATGTTGCCGAAACTATATGGTTTGCCGCATCGCGCCCGGCACACGTAAACATTAACGAAATTATAATGGTACCAACGGCCCAGGCCAACGCTACCACGTTTTTTAGGAAATAA
- a CDS encoding GatB/YqeY domain-containing protein, which translates to MSLIETIDQDIKKAMLAKQAEALRALRAIKAALLVARTEKGASDVISEEGEIKVLQKLAKQRKESVDIYQTQNRNDLYQIEMEELQVIETYLPKQLSAEEIQATIKQLIANLGVTSVKEMGKVIGAANKELAGKADGKTISEVVKQLLS; encoded by the coding sequence ATGAGCTTAATAGAAACAATCGATCAGGATATTAAAAAGGCCATGCTGGCTAAACAAGCCGAAGCTTTGCGTGCTTTAAGGGCAATTAAGGCAGCCTTATTGGTTGCCCGTACCGAAAAAGGGGCAAGCGATGTAATAAGCGAAGAAGGCGAAATAAAGGTTTTGCAAAAACTGGCAAAGCAACGTAAAGAATCGGTAGATATTTACCAAACTCAAAACCGCAACGATTTGTACCAGATAGAAATGGAAGAGTTACAGGTGATAGAAACTTACCTGCCAAAGCAATTAAGTGCCGAAGAGATACAAGCAACCATTAAACAACTGATTGCAAATTTGGGTGTAACATCGGTAAAAGAAATGGGTAAAGTTATAGGCGCCGCCAATAAAGAACTTGCCGGCAAAGCCGACGGAAAAACAATATCCGAAGTGGTAAAGCAATTATTAAGTTAA
- a CDS encoding alpha/beta fold hydrolase: MDFVLKEEDGFSYIEKGEGDVLLLLHGLMGALSNWEQVIEEYSKKYKVIIPMLPIYDLPLLTTGVKTLSKYVHRFVKFKDLNNFVLIGNSLGGHVALIYSLSHPEYVRALVLTGSSGLYENAFGGSFPRRESYDFVKEKVEYTFYDPQTATKELVDEVFGMVNDRHKVIRILAMAKSAIRHNMAKDVHKITIPVALIWGRNDKITPPDVAEEFNKLIPNSELHWIDKCGHAPMMERPEEFNSLLKGFLEKLK, encoded by the coding sequence ATGGATTTCGTGCTTAAGGAAGAAGACGGTTTTAGTTACATTGAAAAAGGCGAAGGTGATGTTTTGCTATTGCTGCATGGCCTAATGGGCGCGTTAAGTAATTGGGAGCAGGTTATTGAGGAGTACAGCAAAAAGTACAAGGTTATCATCCCCATGTTGCCAATTTACGATTTACCCTTGCTTACTACAGGTGTTAAAACCTTATCTAAGTATGTACACCGTTTTGTTAAGTTTAAAGATCTCAATAATTTTGTATTAATAGGTAACTCGCTTGGTGGGCATGTAGCTTTAATATATTCCCTTTCGCATCCGGAGTATGTGCGTGCTTTGGTACTAACGGGTAGCTCGGGCTTGTACGAAAACGCTTTTGGCGGTTCTTTTCCGCGCCGCGAAAGCTATGATTTTGTTAAGGAAAAGGTTGAATACACTTTCTACGATCCTCAAACTGCTACCAAAGAACTCGTTGACGAAGTTTTTGGTATGGTTAATGATAGGCATAAGGTTATCCGTATACTGGCTATGGCAAAATCGGCCATCAGGCATAATATGGCTAAAGATGTACATAAGATAACTATCCCCGTAGCGTTAATATGGGGAAGGAACGATAAAATTACACCGCCCGACGTAGCCGAAGAGTTTAACAAACTGATACCAAACTCGGAGTTGCATTGGATTGATAAATGTGGCCATGCACCTATGATGGAACGCCCCGAAGAATTTAACAGCTTACTGAAAGGTTTTCTGGAAAAACTTAAATAA